tcaattaaaagcctaatCCCAAATAATTGCTCAGTCCCTTTTACAAGCCCAgcgtagctacacattttgacaaataaacacctgaCTCATTTtgaagcctggtctggttgccatgaagttcatttttttttaatagaagttttGCGGATAtataaaagcaggttgttggccacctcaaattatgtgtccattccttgattaccctgtaaattattcatatCCCTTTtgtccataagggtcctcagatcaaaagaatcaaaggggattttcattaaaatttgTGTGAAAGGAGTTAGAGGCCTCTCCCATATACTAgacacctgtcccaaatataggcccatTAATGTTAGCgatttaaacaaataatggCCCCAtgtattaattgaagttttacagtacgTATCTTCAAAGTTACTATTTTAGTTGTCTTGTAAGTAGGCCTACTTGGAGATAGTCACTATGACCACTGCTCACACTGTTACGTGTacagtactgtatgtgtattgtAAGTTTTAAAAGCAATGGCTCTGAACATGACCAGTGAAGTGTCATCTTATTATTTTACCACTATGATGTACTATTTTGGCacatcattttaaaagaaacaagATTTGACAGATCCTAACCATCACCTTAATCCTGATCGAGAATTGATACAGATACAAATTTGACTTAAGTGTTCAATACAggtatatttttaaattaaatattaatcatggttgtgtaaatgtaatttatgatTTTTACTTGCGATTGAAAAGAATAACTAAGAATGGTCCTTGATTACAGATTTTAGACTAAAGCCCAGAGTTTTGGCTAAAGTGCCTCTACCCTTAGAATTAGAAATTATGCCTCTATTGTGTGAGACGTTCAATGACTTATCTTTCTACAGAGGAGTGGATGGGAACAGGAGGGGGGCTCTGTCAGGGACGAAAGCTGCCACCACTAACTTCACCTGCCAGGACATCAGCCAGCAAAATTTAATTGCAATAGCCAGGTTATAACCAGAAGAGGGCAGTCTGTATGCATATTTCAagctgttctcattcccaggccaaataccaatgctttgtcaGCCCCCTCATCATCTCAGGGGGATATATAGGGCTCCCTTTAGTGTCCCTTTGTGATGCACAGCTGACacacattgtaacacatggttaataatgtgtaaattacttggttagatttagaaaaaagaaaattttgggttaaaataagcaCATCTGTTACGCAACAATAATGTAACATGATGTTAATGCGTCACTTGAGTGATGTCAGTGCACGATGacctaaatgaaataaagtaacatttaaataatgttgATGTAGGTGAGTgacataacattacattaaaacaacattcacAAGGGACACAAACTACAGTCTCGTGGGtcaaagtcttgttttgtttgagccTTCCACCTCTTCTTCTGCCTGTCCTATGCAAACTCTCTCGCTCTTTATTCCATATCAGTTACTCTCAGTGTCAAGTgctgggtttacactggagttagttTAAAGCCCGGTGCATAGAgagctaaagggtgcctttggcgtCAATATCACACTCAAAGGGGCACGACAGCGCGTCAGTATTTGacgccctgggaatgagaacaggctgcacATTCATGACACAATATGTAGaattcaaaaatgaaaaaactagTTTAGGGggttatctcaaggcaactgaaccgaacgcaactggacttagttttgtcttaaaagacgtttcacctcttatccaagaggcttcatcagttcatgcttgtctgactaggctggaactagtctgacaaactggtgggGAAAgaccaggtatttaacctctggggaggtcttcacaagaTAACTATggcctggataaatgagaatatccacaggcatttaggggtttagttactctttaagtgCTTTGAATTATTCCTATCAGATTTATTGGAATTTAATTAACTACTaccacatttctttctttctttgagtCATtatcaaaaatcaaaacaaacacatcatttTCTTTCAGTAAACACCTTTTTATTTGGTTTGGTAGCAAAAACAGCACCTCAGGACAACAGTATGATGTGGGCAGCCTCCTAAGGGGTCGAACAGTTTCAGTTACAGGACACGCATAGGGAAGACATGCACTACCTACTGCAGCAGGCAATTTTAAGACATTAGTTGACCAACAACGCTGAAGCACTGTTTCAGTACATTCACATTCCTTTGACAACACCGCTGTGTATGCAACGCCATTTGGAGGAAATAGCCCTTCATGTATGGAATAGCTGTTGCAGAGATTTCAAGGGAGTGTTACATATTTATATGTTTCTTTTCTGTAGTTGCAATTTGCCCAGTTTTTATCTCACTTTCTGAGACAAAACTACTTTTTTAGTTCAGACAGTCAGACATCAAACATACATAATAAATTCTTTGGTCCCTTTCAGATCTTTGGTAGTGTTAGGATCATTTATTGCTTCATGAAAAACGAGTGGCTGGCAAGCATTTTACTTCATATTTGGGGAGGGGGGGTGAACAGTAAGTATAAAACTACCAGAGAGACAGAGTAGATCATAGCAGACAGGTTGCTACACCTCTAAACTAGACAGCTCAATCCTCAACAATTTCAGAAGACTCAGACACCACTCTGCCATCCTTGGTCTCAATCATCTTGATAACAACGTTCTTCTTGGTCTGGGTAGTAGTGGTGTAGCCGCCAGAGCTGCCGCTGCTGAAGCCACCCATGCTACTACCGCCATATGCACTACTGCCATATCCACTACCATATCCACCTCCGCTACCATATGCACTGCCGCCATATCCGCTGCTTACACTGCTGGAGTAACTGCTCTTAATGCTGTCCATGGGAAAGCCACCGTAGCTTGCTGTTAAGAGAAGATAGGTTGGAAAAAACGGTTAAATGAGCATAAGCGTGGAATCTGTTCAAGCTAAAAAACATCTAACACAATCCAATCAATGAGGAAGTTTTGTTATGATTTAAGTCaatacaaagacaaagaagGCGAGGTTGATGAAGATGACTTACTGCTCTGTTGGGAGATGTTGATTGCCTTGATGCCAGTCGCCAGCctgtcctcctctccctccagcaGTTTCCTGTAGGTGGCGATTTCAATGTCTAGAGCCAGCTTGACGTTCATCAGGTCCTGGTATTCTCTGATCTGGCGGGCCATGTCCTGTTTGGCTCTCTGCAGGGCTTCTTCCAGATCCCTAATACGGGACTTGGCGTCCTTCACTGCCATCTCACCGCGCTCCTCAGCCTCAGCGATCTGAGCCTCCAGGTTGGCGCGCTGTGAGGagattttacaaaaaataaGACTTTGTCCACTCTCCTGATTGTTAAACGACGCACAAACTATATGATGGCCATATGATGGCTATGACTTTTAACCATACCTGTCCCTTGACGGCATCAATCTCTGATGTCAGCCTCTGGATCATGCGGTTAAGGTCTGCGATCTCTGTCCTGGTAGACCTCAGGTCATCTCCATATCTGCTGGCGGATGTCTGCATCTCCTCATACTAAATAAACATCAACAATACAAGACATTACAAACTAGAACACCTCTTGATCAGAACATTATATGTTTAAACAATGCTCGTGGCAAGTAGGGTTGGCAACACACGCCCTATATACCTTTCTAAATAAATGACAGAAATATTAACTTGAGAAAAATTCAAAAGGAGTTCTCAGTTACCTTGGTCTTGTACCATGTCTCTGCCTCGGCGCGGCTGCGGTTGGCGATGTCCTCATACTGAGCCTTGACTTCAGCTACAATGGAGTCCATGTCCAGGTTGCGGCTGTTGTCCATCTCCACAATaactgaagtgtccttgatcTGGCCCTGGAGCTCACGCAGTTCCTGaagaagcacaaaaaaaaaagacagaagaggagagaggttAGTAAATCCCACCTCACTGAGGACACCCATCCAGCTAATGTCCTTTCGGGGATGGCACAAGAGGCAAGATGCTGAAGAgattctgagaaaaaaaataggaaaacaAAGACAGCCATTGAGCTGATTTTTTGTCGTACCTCCTCATAGATCGACCTGAGGAAGTTGATCTCATCTGTCAGACTCTCCAGCTTGGCCTCCAGCTCAACCTTATTCATGTAGGCCTCATCGACATCCTGGAACCATTAAAAGATGTTTGTTAGAATGAGACATCACAAAAGCTAACACTGTCTTCATGTACAGAGGTATCAAAAGAGGTTATCAAATGATTGCATCTCAAAGACAAGTTGAGTGAATGCTAATGCTGACCTTCTTGATGAGGACAAAGTCATTCTCACACTCTGTGCGCTTGTTGATCTCATCTTCATAcctgaaagaaaaaatacacacagttcATGCTTTTGAATATTCATAAAGAGTCTCATCTCATGACCCTGTTCAGTTTTGAGAGGTTATGCATTAATATAACACTAGGAGGCGCTAGCAGTCCATCCCTAAGTTTTGAACTCCTCCAGGACATTTTCCTCACACAAAGTCTGTTGACTCTGGGCCAAGCGTGAAAGCTGTTACTGATATTTCTCCCTTGGGGCTCCTCTGAACTCGACTGACATGTTTCATCTGTCTGTGGACAACTGACACATATGTGTGCCACAATTGTAGTGTTACAGATGTGTATGTCAACACGCGAACATTAGGGCTCATGCCCTCTTACGTAAAGCTATAGACAGCCAACTCTGTAAAATGACTTTTACCTCCAGTCATATGTAATGTAATGGGTGTTCTGAACATGCTTCCTCAGTGCTGTAATTCCCTAGATTTTGTATGACGCAAGAGAATGGACAGATGCAGGGAGTAGTCCACAAAAAGATTAACTCAGTGTGCTCAGCTGTATCTCATTTGTGCATGAAGTTTTTATGCATTTTGAAAATCATCCAGTGCAACCTAAATGAGAAAGATGAATCCCAGATACGCTTCTTCACATGACAGAACACCGTTAGCTCTCATTGCCCCCTCCACACTCACTTGTTCTTGAAGTCCTCCACCAGGCCCTGCATGTTGTGCAGGTCAGCCTCCAGCTTCATCTTGTCGTTGCCCAGGCTGTCGAGCTGTCTGCGCAGGTTGGCGATGTAGGCCTCGAACATGGCATCGATGTTGGAACGGGTGGTGGTCTGTCCCTGCAGCAGGTTCCACTTGGTCTCCAGCAttttgttctgctgctccaGGAAGCGGACCTGATGTGTAGAGAAGGACGCAGAAAGAAAGGCGAAAATATACAATTATTTATTAGCAACTAATCAAGAAACCTTTACAAAGAATCAGCAACTTACATGCTTGTTTACTGCAACGGATATTTGAAGACAGATTCCTTGTCATCAGTTATGAATTCTTATGAAATTGTCTTTAAAAGTACAATACAGCTGAAGTCTGCtcttcacaaacaaaacaacatcctATCTGGGTTATCATCCTCACACTCAATCATCTGAATCACCATCGCCATGCCTCCTCTACACTCTTTGTTGTTCTTATCTAACGTTGGAGCTTTGTTAGCTGCTGTTGGCAGTGTTTCCAGACTGGCCGGGCTTTTCCAAAGGAAGGCCTGACATACGTACATCCTGACAGGAGGTAGAGGGGAGTGAGAACAAAACTAGTTTGGAAAAAAGGCGGTGATGGAGGAATGGGGCTAGTTAACCCTTCTCCCGCATGTCTTCCTGTTTTTGTATGGCAAGGCTCCAAAGAGGACGAATGCAGGGAGAGAAGGGGGTGAAGTGTAGTTGCATCCGCAGCCTGACGCAGAAAGGTAAATATTTAACTGTGATAGAGATGTGATGAGGGGAGAGCAGGGAGTAAAAAGGAGCTGGAGGGGGGAGTGAGGGTGATGTATTAGCTGAAGAGAAGGGAGGGCAGAAGTGAAGGTGGATGATGAAAAGGTGGGGAGTTTGCATATTTGTGAACAGTAAAAGCAAGGTTGTGAAAGCAGCTATGTGACCCAATGGACCTTGCTCTGATACACTGCACTCTACAGGTGAGATCTAACCTTTCCTGGTCTTCATTTGAACTGGAGTAAACACAGATAATAAAGTGCCTTCAAATGGACTGCCTTCACAAGATAGCAGATGATAGGATGGAATTTTATCTGCTTTGTGTTAAAGCATGCAAACTGCACTTTATCTTCCTTTAATCATTGTGCCAGGAGGAGAGTTGACATGTAACCAATCAGCTGGCATTGACCAGAACATGAAACTACTGGCCTTTTTAAATATTAACCCACTGCTGAGGCCCCAGAGGACAGATACACTCCTGAGTGTTAGATACTGGACTTAAATGCTGATTTGAATGATTAAAAGTCAGCACACTCCCAATGGACACTCCTTTTAAAATGTGCCACAATGAAAGGAGGTTTTGTTATTAAGGTAACAATAGCACTCAGTACTGactgagtgtgtatgtgtgtgtttgagaggggTGGGGGCCACCAGGGCAGCAGAAAGAGCCACACCCCAGCTATGGGAGGGCCCATTCCCAAGGTAACTCGTATCACAAGCCCTGAGCTCTGCCTGGACACACCCttagctttctctctctctttctctctctttgtctttctcagtCTCTCCTTTCTGCAAGTCTGTTTTTCATCACTATAAAAGGGCAGCCTGAGCCAAAAGATAGAGAGCCTAACCCTAAGTTTGAGCTACagcacatttttttcctgcttgAGTGCATTCGTGGGAGGTGACGAAAGCAGAGGAGGGAATAAATCAACTTTTACCACACAGCAAAAGTGAGGAAATCAGCATTACACGACATGTGGCAAACATATGGAGCACTATATCAAATATTGCATAATAATGTCACAGCAATGTAAAGCTTTTTGACTACACGGTGACTGAGCTTTCCATGCACCTAAAGcagtttctgtctgtttgaAGAGAAGCATAAGGTAAAGATCAGTGCCTTGGCAACCTGAaattttttcacacacacacattgtgtctGTTACTAGCTCTTACCTTGTCAATGAAGGAGGCAAAGCGGTTGTTTAGGGTCTTGATCTGCTCCTTCTCCTGGGTGCGGACAGCTTGAATAGTGGGGTCAATCTCAAGGTTCAGTGGGGCCAGCAGGCTCTTGTTCACAGTCACGGCGGTGATAGGGGTATGGATACCCATGCCACCACCAAAGCTACCACCACCCATGCCCATGCCTCCGCTACCCATGCTTGAGCTCAGGCCATAGGAAGTGGAGCTGGTGATGCCACCTCCTCCATAGGCCCTGGAGGGTCCTCCAAAGGAACTCTTGACGCTGTAGCTCTTGCGGGAGGTGATACTGCTTGGTCCAGCGTAGGAACTGCTGCTGAAGGTCCGTGGGGCATTGGAACTCCTCACAGTGTAAGAGCTGGTCTTATAAGAACTGGCCATTCTGAAATCTaaagtttttttctctgttggaTGAATGAAGTCTGGTAAGGTCAGAGCGAATGGCTCGGATGGCGAGGCAGGCTGGCAGGCAGAGGGGAGAGACCAGAGTGGATAGAAACGACAGGAATCGACTGAGGAGTTTTAAAGCCTGTGGCTGTGGGAGGGGACTGTGGTGAGCTGCCATTGGCTGCATGTCTGGGTGAGATAGGGAGGCAGGGCTGTAACATTACACTTCTATGACACATTGTCCAGTCACTCAAAACCATTACCTGGTCTCTCTACAGGCTTTTCTGTGTTGTTAGAGAAAACTTTTGAGAGGATTGTCGAGTGGTTATATTCCTGAGCTTTGATGTGTGTGTAACTCTGCAGGTAAACCTACTCAAACACACCACAGCTGATTCAACATGTAAGATCTGGATTACTGTTtgaattaagaaaaaaagatcatttaTATCCAGCAGCAGCTATGTATCAGGAAAACTGcagtgcgtgtttgtgtgtgtgtgtgtgtgtgtgtgtgtgtgcttgttcgTGCGGGGGTGGGTTGGTTGATGGGTGGTTGATAAGAATTCGGTAGCTCTTACACATCAATGCCGGTTTATATCTATTTAGGCGTGTTTATAATTCACTggtaaggtgtgtgtgtgtgcgtgtgtgtgtaaggagGGAGTGATGATTTTCTTTTGAAACAACCAACAATTTTTGTAAATTTGGCAACACCAGATCCATTCGGCAACCATTTTCTTCCCCTCACCATTGTTTCTACTGTTTGGAGGAGTTTTCATAAGCACTTAATTTATACTTATTTCTCAGTTCGTAATTATGTGTACAACATTACTGTACAACCTGTACAACCGTTTAtacatttcatttcactgtGCTCCTGTCTACAACTGCACtacattcttttttattttacattgtacattATATTATGGCTTATTTCTACATTTTAGCTGCTGCACTTCTTTATGTCTTACATTTTAATAAGATTTTATTGAcgtgagtgttttgtttttttttcttacatattTGTATAATCATTGCTGGAGGGAACCTGAAATCTAAGAATTTCATTTCCCTCTTATCCCTCAGCTGACATACTGAAATAGACAGGAAGTCAGCACAACAcagggtaaaaaacaaaacaaattgccATTTATAAAATCAGTCTCTATATAACTTGTTAATTAGTGAGTTTTTAGGATGTTAGTAGCATAATATTTATTACCGTTCTACCTGTAACCAGTCTTCATGCTAGGGTTAGCTCACCGGCTGCTTCTTCATACTTAAATATGtactctgcaggattttcctaaaaaacaatctATAGACTTATACAGACTTAATCCTTCTCAATTATTAGCctacttatgacccactagaagtgtgtggggTCTTCAGCAGGACCTCAAGGTAGCGACAAtgtgccagaccgtaagcagcaggcaaCCAAGAGACACAACgccaaataaatgcaaatacaaCGAGGCGAAACGCCAAACAAGAGCAAATCTGGCATTgccttttactttaattttcgCAGGTGAGtgtatttaaaaacagtaacctacaatcctgcatagtaaaGGCCTACCCTCAATGGTAgcgatcttctcatctaactcttggcaaaaGTGCAAATGAGCGCATTTCCCAACTGTCAAACTGTTGCTTTAATCCAGAGCATTTAAGTGTGCATAAATACTGTGTGGAAAATCAGATGTGATATAGCAAATGATGGGTCCTTTAGCTGGGTGTGCAGACTCAACTGACTGATCCTAGGTCGTGAcccttaaaggagctatatgtaagaaatataaagcaaatagtcgtaaaatcctcctaatatgtcacagagactaaagagaagccggacttgctcgaacggtccgctggaaaaccgaagatcaaggacgcggcagCCGCCCTTGGGCATACAAAGCAGTCTCCAgcatgccgctgtccagcaacctcgaatctgtaggggagggggggcggacacgactcgcggcagtattttgaatttgagtgcagtaaccgttttggccacattcttacatacagcgcctttaagttaCTGTTGCAGGGTTGGACAAGCTTGACATAAAGAAGCATGATGATGCAGCTTCTGTTTAGTCCGGTGGCACAGTGTGTATTAGATATGCTAGATAGTTTCTATAGCTTCAAGAAGCTGACAGCAAGGACTAAATATGCGTTGGAAGGATACATTCAGGATGGGATGCTTGAAGTTGTGTGGCCATGAATAACGACTGACCAGACAAAGGCCCTGAGGCCCAAAGACAAAAAGAGGCTAACAACTATAGAGTGTGTGGAGTGTCTTGCTCCGATGTGTgtccttttgcatatctgtgccaaTGGGACAATGGACAATCCGCCCCTGTATGTTGGACATCTAAACATAAAACACCAACAGTTACTTTGGGACAGCACCTAGCCTTACAGAGATAATATAAACAAAGGATTGTTAACCTTGATCTGGCTAAAACAGTGATTCATGTCGTCTGTGTCGTAAAAATATGTCAGTAGCCAACCCATCTGTCCTTTTCTAAATCTCTTTAATGTTACTACAGAAAATAGGAGGAAACAAACGTGGCTGATGTTGGTGATCTGATCAGGCTAACTGCTCTTGATGGAGCTGTACGTTACCAAGCTAATTAGTTAGCGATTTGCCAACATTAGGTAACTTAAGATGTGACTATGTGCAATGTAATGTGTTGGGTGTCCCTAGCCACATCTTTTAACCATCTTCATTTGGTCAACATAGACGACCCTAACACATAGCATACTAAGTAATACAGGAAAGGGCAAGTTGACCGAGTATCTGCCAGGTACCATGCTCAACCTGTTATTGGAGCACAGAGCTCTGTTGGTTCTCCTAAAACACCACTAATAAAGAGATTATGGCGCTGAGAAGCACTTGGGAAATCAAACAGTTGACATGCACATATTTCAATACTCAAGGGCCTTTAAAACAGGAGTGTAAACGTTATTACAGCAAAATGCAGTAAGACATTTTGTATGAGTGTTCTCAGTTTTGGATGCTTTAGGGCTCAAAATTCTTTGGCTGCTGCAGGCAACTGCAACCCCTAGTCTTGTTCTGAATGTAACCCGTTCCCCACACACTCTTTTATATGCTTGTATTTGCAAACCAGGTGAACTGCTCTAACCAGCTGGTTTTCATTCAGTCAAACAAGAGGTATGATAGGTCAACGCCATTGAGCCTGaggcctttaaaaacacaagacaaagtTTATTTAAACTTCTATACAACTGTCTGCTTATGTGTGAGTGTCCATCTGTCTACATGACCTGCAGCTCAGTTAACAGAGCTGTGATGCATTATTAGTCTCTATAAACACCTCTCCATAATTCATAACTGATGCTTATTCCCGAGGGAACTACTCACTGTGTAAACATCGGTAAAGAATTCTTACACCACACTGATAACGGAGCCACTATTCCTGCCTGCGCTGGAACTTAACCATGTTTCCCACCATGCTGCAGTGCGAAACTACAGCAGCATACATGGCGGCTCAACCTTCAACTGTCCTTCCACCAATACCGGCCCTGCATTCTTCTCCTCCCCCATTCATTTCCTCCTCCAGTCCCTCACCACGATGAGTCATGAGTCTTGGCATTACCAATCCAACCCCCTCCACCATatcctctctcctccatcttctccaaCCTTCTTCCTTTCCTGCCAGTGCCTCTTGGCCTCATTATTATCATGGAAACTCAACCAAAATAAAAGAGACTCCCATCATCTTCCAGCCAAAATGGATGCCCGCCCAAGAGCGGGGCATTTGCGGCTGCCAGTGCACAGAGTTGCAACGCGCAGAGGGACTGACTCAAAAGAACATGTGGCAATATTGATATGATATTGTGAATCTGAGTTTTAGCTTTCGCCACATAGGAAAAATAAAGTACAAGAATAAACAGCGCCAAAGGGGAACTCCCGCATGGCTTTGTGAAATGCGTGGCTGCAGTGAAACCATGGTGATCATACAGTGTATTGTCACCTGGTTTTAAATcatgtgggatgttgatccaaAACCCACAGAAACACGAGCAGATTTTTCTCAGAGTGTTTCACAGTTAATTGAATTTCAGTGATTCCACCATGTGAATTATGAAACATGCTTTAGTTGATCATATGATTCCAATTGAGCTAAATGTCTGTTAACAAACTAATTAAGTTATGTTACACCACAGTTTTTGCGTTTATAAGGGGTGTAATCAACAAGAGTAAAGCACATACAGATTAAGCTTGCAACAATTTTTCCAGACTGGACAGTGTGGCACCACATTTTCCATTATTAATTTTCTCTAATACACCTCATTTATCAGCAGTAGAATTTCTTGGTGCTCCAGTTTTGTggggcttttttttgtttccactaGAGCCACTCTCCTTTTATTTAATCcctctatatttatttatatatttagattgtTTTTCAGAATAACATTTATCACTCGAGTAAAAATTTTTAAAGAATGAACAAGATGGCAGATGATAATGACGATTAGCTATTCCTGCTCAGAGCATACATGTGATCACTGTTATCAAAGCAATGGACTGCATCTCTTTATAGATGGATAAAAATGCCTCTGCAGAAATGGCAGAAAAGTATGAGTGTTTTTCAACATCAATTCTTGTGAATTACGCGTATTGAGCAGTACAGAAACTTAAAACAGGACCAATAATATATGCCGACAAATAAGTGAGGAGGTTAGCCCGTCAGGTTTGCAGCCAGGAgtgtgaaatatgtttttaatagaTGTATGATCCACTGTACATGCACTCTATATGTTACATAACTAGCATGCTCGCTAAACATTTTGGCAAACtttgcactaaaaaaaaaatatttaaaaagagcTGTATTACATTCCTCAGTCTTTTAgctaatgtgtttttatgctaGCTCCTTTTGCAAACACACCAGAGATCACGGAGGTTCTcattggaatgaatggacttaCGATTGACTCATATATGGACACAGAGCCATATGGAACCAAGGCATAAACTATACCGCTGCACTTTGTTCTAAGTACGGAGTAAATAAATGTGTCCTGTTCTTCTTTTAGAGCCTGGGTCTTCAAAAAGGGGTTCGCGAGTGACAGGAATCCAACATAATATTACGGAAGATAAACTGGCCTATTCataaaattgaatttacagtacacaacatttatgataggctaactgttacccatgaatccttgtgcaatcatgtgagctagctaTCGCTAAATCACTGTGTGGCACCTTTGGTTTTTTTACTGTGCTGCACCTATCCATAACTGTGAGGTGaactagttagctaacactTTTGAACTATTGAAACATATTGGGCAATTAGCTGTATCGTTTTTCCAAGTGCACGGACATTCTTGTGACTCACAATGGATCGTTTTGCAACTTTTCGAGTAAGAGACTCTGACACACCGCCCATCTCAGAACCCACTGGCGAAAGTGCAAAGGGTGATGCACCTAtatgctacaactgctgctgactcaGCAAGTGCAAATGAGAAAagacccaaaaatattcagagaattaTCTCAAATGCAACTCAGTTTTATACCAAATAGGTAGGAGGGGGTCCCTGTGCCATGCTTTCTTagctaaggggtccttggcctgagaaatgttgcagacccCTGTTTTAGAGCATCATTCAGGGTAATTCTTAAAAGTTTGATAAATACAGATCATGGTTTCATAATCgcttttaaggtcaagaaagcaTCACATGACACCTGAAAAAAAGATCAGTTTTCAGTTACAATTGATCATTATTGACATTTGTGTGGTCTGAGTTCAGTTGTGAGTTCAGTTCAGCTGCCACTCAATACTGTACAAACAATCATTACAGCAAACACACAACTGGCAAATGGTTCATTGAGCTGCTCATATAGTGGCTTCCAATCATATTTGGACTCTTCACCTGAgttctctgtgtctgtgaagAGGTAAACTAAGTCTTTTATTGAGCCTCAGTTATTTACTCTGCATAGGGTGGTATCAGGATACGCCTGCCATTCATTCCAGT
This genomic stretch from Epinephelus moara isolate mb chromosome 16, YSFRI_EMoa_1.0, whole genome shotgun sequence harbors:
- the LOC126402246 gene encoding keratin, type II cytoskeletal 8-like, whose translation is MASSYKTSSYTVRSSNAPRTFSSSSYAGPSSITSRKSYSVKSSFGGPSRAYGGGGITSSTSYGLSSSMGSGGMGMGGGSFGGGMGIHTPITAVTVNKSLLAPLNLEIDPTIQAVRTQEKEQIKTLNNRFASFIDKVRFLEQQNKMLETKWNLLQGQTTTRSNIDAMFEAYIANLRRQLDSLGNDKMKLEADLHNMQGLVEDFKNKYEDEINKRTECENDFVLIKKDVDEAYMNKVELEAKLESLTDEINFLRSIYEEELRELQGQIKDTSVIVEMDNSRNLDMDSIVAEVKAQYEDIANRSRAEAETWYKTKYEEMQTSASRYGDDLRSTRTEIADLNRMIQRLTSEIDAVKGQRANLEAQIAEAEERGEMAVKDAKSRIRDLEEALQRAKQDMARQIREYQDLMNVKLALDIEIATYRKLLEGEEDRLATGIKAINISQQSTSYGGFPMDSIKSSYSSSVSSGYGGSAYGSGGGYGSGYGSSAYGGSSMGGFSSGSSGGYTTTTQTKKNVVIKMIETKDGRVVSESSEIVED